The proteins below are encoded in one region of Effusibacillus dendaii:
- a CDS encoding LutB/LldF family L-lactate oxidation iron-sulfur protein has product MSVKPAMPLKERMKHAIADETLIEAVKKTTDRLEGGKLASSEALGNWQEWREQGSRIRSHVVQHLDYYLGQLIQNVKKRGGHVHIADTAEHAVQIFLDITKQKNAKSVLKSKSMVSEEVHLNKALEEIGVKVLESDLGEYIIQLFGEAPSHIIIPAIHKNRYQIADKFSAISGEQISEDTPTLTAFARRKLRQEFLEADIGVSGCNFAIAESGSIVMFTNEGNGRMVTTLPPVHVAFMGMERLLPSFEDLETFVNLLPRSATGQKITSYVSVINGPRKEEDLDGAQEFHLIIVDNGRSNILGDDEFQEVLNCIRCGACLNVCPVYRHIGGHAYGDVYPGPIGAVITPLLRDDMKVWGDLPYASSLCGACTDACPVKIPLHDMLVHLRARKVKLGLTPGWERMAFRMYRGSFANPGRYRLSMRAAKLMVPFMAKDGYIEKGPLHMLGWTNARHFPSPAPQSFREKWAQLSAELEGPKGGDSK; this is encoded by the coding sequence ATGAGCGTAAAACCGGCCATGCCGCTTAAGGAACGGATGAAGCATGCGATTGCCGATGAAACATTAATTGAAGCGGTTAAAAAAACGACCGATCGACTGGAAGGGGGTAAGCTGGCCTCTTCCGAGGCGCTTGGCAATTGGCAGGAATGGCGGGAACAGGGCAGCCGCATTCGTTCGCATGTGGTGCAGCATCTTGATTATTACTTGGGGCAATTGATCCAAAACGTAAAAAAACGCGGGGGTCATGTGCACATTGCCGATACTGCCGAGCATGCCGTACAGATTTTTCTGGACATTACCAAACAGAAAAACGCGAAGAGCGTCCTCAAATCAAAATCGATGGTATCAGAAGAAGTGCATCTGAACAAAGCGCTGGAAGAGATCGGCGTGAAAGTGCTGGAAAGCGATTTGGGCGAGTATATCATCCAACTGTTTGGCGAAGCGCCTTCACACATTATCATACCGGCCATTCACAAAAACCGGTACCAGATTGCAGACAAATTTTCAGCAATCAGCGGAGAGCAGATTTCCGAGGACACACCGACACTGACCGCATTTGCCCGTCGAAAGCTGCGGCAAGAGTTCCTGGAAGCGGATATTGGGGTATCCGGATGCAACTTTGCAATTGCCGAATCTGGTTCCATTGTGATGTTTACGAATGAGGGAAATGGCCGAATGGTGACGACGTTGCCTCCCGTCCATGTAGCGTTTATGGGAATGGAACGTTTGCTGCCTTCATTTGAGGATCTGGAGACATTTGTGAACTTGTTGCCGCGCAGTGCCACCGGGCAAAAAATCACCTCCTACGTGTCGGTAATCAACGGCCCCCGTAAAGAAGAGGATTTGGACGGGGCGCAGGAATTCCATCTGATCATCGTAGATAACGGCCGCAGCAACATTTTAGGGGATGACGAATTTCAGGAAGTGTTGAACTGTATCCGTTGCGGCGCTTGTCTGAACGTATGCCCGGTGTACCGTCATATCGGCGGACACGCTTACGGCGATGTCTATCCCGGACCGATTGGCGCTGTGATTACCCCATTGTTACGGGACGATATGAAGGTGTGGGGAGATCTCCCTTATGCATCCAGTTTATGCGGCGCATGTACGGACGCCTGTCCGGTGAAAATTCCGCTGCATGACATGCTGGTCCATTTGCGCGCGCGAAAAGTGAAATTGGGGTTAACTCCCGGTTGGGAACGGATGGCGTTTCGCATGTATCGAGGCTCGTTTGCAAATCCGGGACGTTATCGGTTGTCAATGCGTGCGGCTAAACTGATGGTGCCGTTTATGGCGAAAGATGGCTATATCGAAAAAGGTCCGCTTCATATGTTGGGATGGACAAACGCACGTCATTTTCCCTCACCGGCACCGCAATCGTTCCGTGAAAAATGGGCTCAGCTTTCTGCGGAACTGGAAGGTCCGAAGGGGGGAGATTCGAAATGA
- a CDS encoding ATP-binding protein, which translates to MFPLPNELQDKIKKRKEKITLQIKGGYLSDDESIFYDAAMSLSLGKNILLKGPTGSGKTKLSESIAAFFHLPVQQVNCSVDLDAEALLGFKTLVNGTIEFVEGPVIKAMKQGHLLYIDEINMAKPETLPILNGILDYRRTIVNPFTQESITAHEDFCVIASINEGYIGTTPLNEALKNRFIVIEVPYVSGEILRKIFIEQSKQKNDDLYDPFISFSKDVIQEVKNGHLSEEAGSIRALIDALDLTLYLPPLRAIKRAIADKLEDEKERELVINLSETYFEGE; encoded by the coding sequence ATGTTTCCACTACCAAATGAGCTACAAGATAAGATCAAAAAAAGAAAAGAAAAAATCACTTTACAGATAAAAGGCGGATACCTCTCCGACGATGAAAGCATCTTTTATGATGCAGCCATGTCCTTATCGCTTGGAAAAAACATTTTGCTAAAAGGACCGACCGGATCCGGAAAAACCAAATTATCCGAAAGCATCGCCGCGTTCTTTCATCTTCCCGTGCAACAGGTCAACTGTTCGGTTGATTTGGATGCGGAAGCTCTTTTGGGTTTTAAAACGCTTGTAAATGGAACCATTGAATTTGTCGAAGGACCGGTGATCAAAGCGATGAAACAAGGTCACCTGTTATACATCGATGAAATCAATATGGCAAAACCGGAAACGCTTCCGATCCTAAATGGGATTTTGGATTACCGCAGAACTATCGTCAATCCGTTTACCCAAGAGAGCATTACTGCACATGAGGATTTTTGTGTGATCGCCTCCATCAATGAAGGCTATATCGGAACAACACCGCTGAATGAGGCGTTGAAAAACCGCTTTATCGTGATTGAAGTGCCTTATGTATCCGGGGAGATTTTAAGAAAAATTTTCATCGAACAATCCAAACAAAAAAACGATGATCTCTATGATCCGTTCATCTCCTTTTCAAAAGATGTTATTCAAGAAGTTAAAAACGGACATCTCTCGGAAGAGGCTGGGTCCATTCGAGCCTTGATCGATGCATTGGATCTTACGCTCTATCTTCCGCCGCTTCGAGCGATTAAACGAGCGATTGCAGATAAACTGGAAGATGAAAAAGAAAGAGAGCTTGTCATCAATTTATCCGAGACATATTTTGAAGGAGAATAA
- a CDS encoding sulfurtransferase: MEWVKDQIAKENVGEQVRLIDCRFVLGQPEIGKQDYRKEHLPGAFHFDLDQDLASSVQTHGGRHPLPDLEKFAELLGETGIDDTLTVVAYDDQGGMMASRLWWMLHYLGHPKVYVMDGGFSQWKGNGYPVTRELPAPVKKRTFRIRLQRDAVVPMEEVKAKLGKAGTVLIDSREEKRYLGIEEPIDRVAGHIPGAVNYFWKESLNPEGFWKTVDEQKKRFQDLNPADEVIVYCGSGVSACPNILALKQAGFPNVRLYAGSWSDWITYPENPVANGKEQ; this comes from the coding sequence ATGGAATGGGTGAAAGATCAGATCGCAAAAGAGAATGTCGGGGAACAAGTTCGTCTGATTGACTGCCGGTTTGTATTGGGGCAGCCGGAAATCGGCAAACAGGATTATCGGAAAGAACATTTGCCGGGTGCATTTCATTTTGATTTGGATCAAGATTTGGCAAGCAGCGTTCAAACGCACGGAGGACGTCACCCGTTGCCAGATCTGGAAAAATTCGCCGAATTACTAGGCGAAACGGGAATCGATGATACGCTCACCGTTGTGGCATATGACGACCAGGGTGGTATGATGGCGTCCCGTCTTTGGTGGATGCTGCATTATCTGGGGCACCCAAAAGTGTATGTGATGGACGGTGGTTTCTCGCAGTGGAAAGGCAACGGGTATCCGGTTACGCGGGAATTGCCTGCACCTGTAAAGAAACGAACGTTCCGCATCCGGCTTCAACGGGACGCAGTGGTGCCTATGGAGGAAGTAAAAGCGAAACTGGGGAAAGCGGGAACCGTCTTGATTGATTCGCGGGAAGAAAAACGATATTTGGGTATTGAGGAACCGATCGACCGCGTGGCGGGGCATATCCCGGGAGCCGTCAATTATTTCTGGAAAGAATCCTTGAATCCAGAAGGCTTTTGGAAAACGGTGGACGAACAAAAGAAGCGGTTTCAGGACCTCAACCCTGCAGATGAAGTGATTGTGTACTGCGGATCGGGTGTCAGCGCATGTCCCAATATTCTGGCGCTGAAACAGGCTGGTTTTCCGAATGTTCGTTTGTATGCGGGCAGTTGGAGCGATTGGATTACCTATCCTGAAAATCCGGTTGCAAATGGCAAAGAGCAATGA
- a CDS encoding alpha/beta-type small acid-soluble spore protein: MANNRNQKLVSGAAQALDQMKYEIAQEFGIELGADQTSRQNGSVGGEITKRLVKFAEQALSGRQQ; encoded by the coding sequence ATGGCAAACAATCGTAATCAAAAACTGGTTTCCGGTGCAGCGCAAGCTCTTGATCAAATGAAATATGAAATTGCTCAAGAGTTCGGAATCGAACTGGGTGCAGACCAAACTTCCCGCCAAAATGGTTCGGTTGGTGGAGAAATCACGAAGCGCCTGGTGAAGTTTGCAGAGCAAGCTTTATCTGGCCGTCAACAATAA
- the aceA gene encoding isocitrate lyase: protein MSREQEIREVQESWKADRWKGIERTYSAEDVVRLRGSVQIEHTLARLGAERLWHLLHTEHHVHALGALTGNQAVQQVKAGLKAIYLSGWQVAADANLAGQMYPDQSLYPANSVPQVVKRINQALQRADQIQHSEGKGDIHWFAPIVADAEAGFGGPLNVFELMKAMIEAGAAGVHFEDQLASEKKCGHMGGKVLIPTQAAVRNLVAARLAADVMGVPTILVARTDANAANLLTSDVDPRDREFITGERTTEGFFRVRAGLDQAIARGLAYAPYADLIWCETSEPNLDEARRFAEAIHAQFPGKLLAYNCSPSFNWKKKLDDATIEKYQYELGEMGYKFQFVTLAGFHALNYSMFELARGYRDRGMAAYAELQQAEFAAEVHGYTATKHQREVGTGYFDEVSQVVSGGTSSTTALTGSTEAEQFYEEVTK, encoded by the coding sequence ATGTCACGCGAACAAGAAATTCGTGAAGTTCAGGAAAGCTGGAAAGCAGATCGTTGGAAAGGAATCGAACGTACCTATTCCGCTGAGGATGTAGTTCGTTTGCGCGGTTCTGTCCAAATTGAACACACGCTTGCCCGTTTGGGAGCTGAGCGTTTGTGGCATCTGCTGCACACCGAACACCATGTGCACGCTCTCGGCGCACTCACCGGCAATCAGGCGGTGCAACAAGTAAAAGCCGGTTTGAAAGCCATCTATCTGAGCGGCTGGCAAGTAGCAGCTGATGCAAATCTGGCAGGCCAAATGTATCCTGACCAGTCATTGTATCCGGCAAACAGCGTGCCACAGGTTGTAAAACGCATTAATCAGGCGCTGCAGCGTGCCGATCAAATTCAACACTCGGAAGGCAAAGGGGATATCCACTGGTTCGCACCGATCGTTGCGGATGCAGAGGCAGGTTTTGGCGGGCCGTTGAACGTATTCGAACTGATGAAAGCGATGATTGAAGCAGGTGCGGCAGGCGTTCACTTTGAAGATCAGCTCGCATCTGAGAAAAAATGCGGTCACATGGGCGGTAAAGTGTTGATCCCGACGCAAGCCGCTGTTCGCAATCTGGTTGCAGCTCGCTTGGCTGCAGACGTAATGGGCGTACCCACCATTCTGGTAGCACGCACCGACGCAAACGCTGCGAATTTGTTGACCAGCGACGTAGATCCGCGTGACCGTGAATTCATTACCGGCGAGCGTACAACAGAAGGATTCTTCCGCGTGCGGGCTGGCCTGGATCAGGCAATTGCAAGAGGACTCGCTTACGCCCCCTATGCAGACCTGATTTGGTGTGAAACGTCTGAACCGAATCTGGACGAAGCACGCCGTTTTGCGGAAGCGATTCATGCACAGTTCCCCGGCAAACTGTTGGCATACAACTGCTCCCCCTCCTTCAACTGGAAGAAAAAACTGGATGATGCAACCATCGAGAAATACCAATATGAACTTGGTGAAATGGGCTATAAATTCCAATTCGTCACACTGGCTGGCTTCCACGCCCTCAACTACAGCATGTTCGAGCTCGCCCGCGGGTACAGAGATCGTGGCATGGCTGCCTATGCGGAGCTGCAGCAAGCAGAATTTGCAGCTGAAGTTCATGGTTACACCGCTACGAAACATCAGCGTGAAGTAGGTACAGGATACTTTGACGAAGTTTCACAGGTAGTATCGGGCGGAACCTCTTCTACAACGGCTCTCACCGGTTCCACAGAAGCAGAACAGTTCTATGAAGAAGTAACGAAGTAA
- a CDS encoding gamma-glutamyltransferase family protein has product MNFDPMYQPYPSRRTPVYAKNGMVAASQPLAAEAGLAILRKGGNAIDAAIATAACLTVVEPTQNGIGGDAFALVWAEGKLYGLNSSGPAPKRLSVDELEKAGIKQLPTTGMIPVTVPGTPGAWAQLSRRFGKLSFAELLRPAIEYAEQGFPVSPLCGFLWEKAYSQYRTQLQGEQFKSWFDTFAPRGRAPHIGEIWRSSDHARTLQLIAESNGESFYRGELAEKIDRFFRQYGGYLQFDDLAAFQPEWVEPIHVKYREHEVWEIPPNGHGLVALMALNILNGFDFAERDTVETLHKQIEAIKLAYADGKTYIAERSSMKVSVDDLLSEAYAEERRKLIGEQALQPMPGKPPQSGTVYLCTADGEGNMVSYIQSNYMGFGSGLVVPGTGISLHNRGHNFTLDRNHVNCLEPGKRPYHTIIPGFLTKGGRPVGPFGVMGAFMQPQGHLQVVMNMVDFGLNPQAALDAPRWQWMEGKRVEMEHTVPPHLAHALAGRGHDIQYALHSNHFGRGQIIHRLENGVLVGGSEPRTDGQAAAW; this is encoded by the coding sequence ATGAATTTCGACCCGATGTATCAGCCGTATCCTTCCAGGCGTACGCCCGTTTATGCCAAAAATGGAATGGTGGCCGCTTCGCAACCGCTTGCCGCAGAAGCCGGTCTGGCAATCTTGCGAAAAGGCGGCAATGCTATCGATGCGGCGATTGCGACAGCCGCCTGTCTGACAGTGGTTGAACCGACGCAGAACGGAATTGGCGGAGATGCATTTGCACTGGTCTGGGCAGAAGGAAAGCTGTATGGACTGAATTCCAGCGGACCGGCCCCAAAACGTCTTTCCGTCGATGAATTGGAAAAGGCGGGCATTAAACAACTCCCGACCACCGGTATGATTCCGGTGACGGTGCCCGGTACGCCGGGTGCATGGGCGCAACTGTCGCGGCGATTTGGCAAGCTGTCATTTGCAGAACTGTTGCGACCGGCAATCGAATACGCCGAACAGGGGTTTCCTGTATCTCCGTTGTGTGGGTTTTTATGGGAAAAGGCCTACAGTCAGTACCGCACTCAACTGCAGGGAGAACAGTTTAAAAGTTGGTTTGACACGTTTGCCCCACGCGGAAGAGCCCCGCATATCGGTGAAATTTGGCGTTCTTCCGATCATGCCCGTACGCTGCAACTGATCGCCGAATCGAATGGGGAATCGTTTTACCGTGGGGAGTTGGCTGAAAAGATTGACCGGTTTTTCCGACAATATGGGGGGTATTTGCAGTTTGATGACCTGGCGGCATTTCAGCCGGAATGGGTGGAACCGATTCATGTCAAATACCGGGAGCATGAAGTGTGGGAAATCCCGCCGAACGGGCACGGTTTGGTGGCGTTGATGGCGCTTAACATATTGAACGGGTTTGATTTTGCGGAGCGAGATACGGTGGAGACGCTGCACAAACAAATCGAAGCGATAAAATTGGCGTACGCGGACGGAAAAACTTACATCGCGGAACGTTCCAGCATGAAAGTAAGCGTGGATGATCTGCTGTCGGAAGCGTATGCAGAGGAACGACGAAAGCTGATAGGAGAACAGGCGTTGCAACCGATGCCCGGCAAGCCGCCGCAGAGCGGGACCGTTTATTTATGCACGGCTGACGGGGAAGGGAATATGGTGTCTTATATTCAGAGCAATTATATGGGATTTGGTTCTGGACTTGTAGTGCCCGGAACAGGAATCAGTCTGCATAACCGGGGACATAATTTCACACTTGATCGAAATCATGTCAATTGTCTGGAACCGGGTAAGCGGCCGTATCATACGATCATTCCCGGATTTTTGACAAAAGGCGGCCGACCGGTGGGGCCGTTCGGTGTAATGGGTGCGTTTATGCAGCCGCAGGGTCATTTGCAGGTCGTTATGAATATGGTGGACTTTGGCCTGAATCCGCAGGCGGCGCTGGACGCTCCCAGATGGCAGTGGATGGAAGGGAAAAGAGTTGAAATGGAACACACCGTTCCGCCGCATTTAGCCCATGCGTTGGCAGGACGGGGACATGATATTCAGTACGCGCTTCATTCCAACCATTTTGGACGGGGACAAATCATACACAGATTAGAGAACGGCGTGTTGGTGGGAGGATCTGAACCCCGCACGGACGGTCAAGCGGCTGCCTGGTAA
- a CDS encoding vWA domain-containing protein has protein sequence MKFLSFSDNRSNTSLVSMLTNLAKALAKEKEIQVKIGYHSYYSPSSKTFYLPSLWESYPIEKQRRLLKAELYLKAFGEWHFSDPQITQDYLQSIKEQKLTTLKKHLYLLLEEYRIETLIKSLRPGMKAFLKQRNDELVITLNREIVSALQNKQDAEAFYFSLSLLTKNQFVETKWDVKLPKFTSQREVQPFIEKILTENLLDQDMKAQYRTYEIGHHKTFDELKRKPNPKQSGSVETKENGGVKEKMPTWHRESQTPNESFLQFDINQGSSSKLLSDTERVSDSGDQVLAVIQGMAARSKQNIYTDQMPEKIIKKEKLHPYGIENQHAELTILNPKEASEEEKIKYGQILQEIAVFRKKLEASIQKMLEKKQNDSQNDRLIGRLGKKLIRFYTEENPRLFYKKQAESKQIDAAFSILVDCSSSMMDKIEPVQKTIALLHEVLKRQSIPHQISGFWEDGMMADEKKQPNYLKRIFSFQNSLQESGSLILQLSAKEDNRDGYIIRKETEGFLKRSEKRKFMIIFTDGEPAAFNYVENGIKDTYEAVYEARKKGMEVIGVFLSKEEITERDVDVMKNIYGRSHLVISGVEEFVSSLTPLLRKIFKQII, from the coding sequence ATGAAATTTTTATCCTTCTCCGACAACCGATCCAACACATCGCTTGTTTCAATGTTAACGAATCTTGCAAAAGCTTTGGCAAAAGAAAAAGAGATACAGGTAAAAATCGGCTATCACAGCTACTACAGTCCCAGCAGTAAAACCTTTTATCTGCCTTCCCTTTGGGAAAGTTATCCGATCGAAAAACAAAGACGTCTTTTAAAAGCAGAGCTGTATTTAAAAGCATTTGGAGAATGGCATTTTTCAGATCCGCAAATCACGCAGGATTATCTGCAAAGCATTAAAGAGCAAAAACTTACGACGCTAAAAAAGCATCTTTATCTTCTGCTGGAGGAATATCGAATTGAAACGCTCATCAAGAGCCTGCGACCTGGAATGAAGGCCTTTTTAAAGCAAAGAAATGATGAGCTGGTCATTACCCTAAACCGGGAAATCGTATCCGCTCTACAGAACAAACAGGATGCAGAGGCGTTTTATTTTTCTCTCTCTCTGCTTACAAAAAATCAATTCGTTGAAACAAAATGGGATGTAAAGCTGCCAAAATTTACATCGCAACGCGAGGTACAGCCATTTATTGAGAAAATCTTAACAGAAAACCTGCTCGATCAAGATATGAAAGCCCAATATCGCACATATGAAATCGGGCATCATAAAACATTTGATGAACTCAAAAGAAAACCGAATCCAAAACAATCCGGCTCTGTAGAAACAAAAGAGAACGGTGGCGTAAAAGAAAAAATGCCCACCTGGCACCGGGAAAGTCAAACGCCAAATGAATCGTTTCTTCAATTTGATATTAATCAAGGCTCTTCAAGTAAATTATTATCCGATACAGAAAGAGTAAGTGATTCGGGAGATCAGGTGCTTGCCGTCATTCAAGGAATGGCAGCAAGAAGCAAACAAAACATTTATACCGATCAAATGCCTGAAAAAATTATAAAAAAGGAAAAATTGCACCCGTACGGTATTGAAAATCAACATGCAGAGCTCACGATTTTAAATCCGAAAGAGGCAAGTGAAGAAGAGAAAATCAAATATGGACAAATCCTGCAAGAAATTGCCGTTTTTCGAAAAAAGCTTGAAGCAAGCATTCAAAAAATGTTGGAGAAAAAACAAAATGACAGCCAAAACGACCGGTTAATCGGAAGATTGGGAAAGAAACTCATCCGGTTCTATACAGAAGAAAATCCGCGTCTTTTTTATAAAAAACAGGCAGAAAGCAAACAGATCGACGCCGCCTTTTCCATTTTAGTGGACTGTTCTTCTTCTATGATGGATAAAATCGAGCCGGTCCAAAAAACGATCGCACTTCTGCATGAGGTGTTAAAAAGACAATCCATCCCTCATCAGATAAGCGGTTTTTGGGAAGATGGGATGATGGCGGACGAGAAAAAACAGCCTAATTATCTAAAACGGATTTTCTCCTTCCAAAATTCTCTGCAAGAAAGTGGATCGCTTATCCTGCAGCTTTCAGCAAAAGAGGACAATCGCGACGGCTATATTATCCGCAAAGAAACAGAAGGTTTTTTAAAACGAAGCGAAAAACGCAAATTTATGATTATCTTCACTGACGGAGAGCCAGCAGCCTTTAATTATGTCGAAAATGGGATTAAAGACACATACGAGGCGGTTTATGAGGCAAGAAAAAAAGGAATGGAAGTCATCGGTGTGTTTCTTTCCAAAGAAGAGATTACAGAGCGGGATGTTGATGTTATGAAAAACATCTACGGCAGATCGCACCTTGTCATCTCGGGAGTGGAAGAATTCGTCTCTTCTCTTACCCCGCTTCTCAGAAAAATTTTCAAACAAATTATCTAA
- a CDS encoding (Fe-S)-binding protein translates to MNVSLFITCLADTFYPNVGESTVRLLDRLGVRADFPEGQTCCGQPAFNSGYRDEARDVAKTLIESFEKSEYVVGPSGSCIGMIHHYYPLLFEGDSRWEERAKKFVSKSFELSQFIVNVLGKQDLGARMNAKVTYHPSCHAMRLMGIKHEPLALLQNVQGLELVDLPFAEDCCGFGGTFAVKMHEVSGAMVAEKAEHVKETNAEILVGTDMGCLMNIGGRLRYEGAPVRVMHVAELLWEGVKS, encoded by the coding sequence ATGAACGTTTCCCTGTTTATCACTTGTCTGGCAGATACGTTCTATCCGAATGTCGGAGAGAGTACGGTGCGTTTGCTGGACCGGCTCGGTGTACGGGCCGATTTTCCGGAAGGCCAAACCTGCTGCGGCCAACCGGCTTTTAATTCCGGATATCGGGATGAAGCGAGAGATGTGGCCAAAACGTTGATAGAATCGTTTGAAAAAAGTGAATACGTGGTGGGACCGTCCGGATCATGCATCGGCATGATTCACCACTATTACCCTCTTTTATTTGAAGGGGATAGCCGCTGGGAGGAACGGGCAAAAAAATTCGTCAGCAAATCATTTGAATTATCCCAGTTTATTGTGAATGTATTGGGTAAGCAGGATCTGGGAGCCCGAATGAACGCAAAAGTGACCTATCACCCTTCTTGCCACGCCATGAGGCTGATGGGCATCAAACATGAGCCGTTGGCTTTGCTGCAAAATGTGCAGGGGTTGGAACTGGTTGATCTTCCTTTTGCGGAAGATTGCTGCGGATTTGGCGGCACGTTCGCGGTCAAGATGCACGAAGTATCAGGTGCGATGGTGGCAGAAAAAGCGGAACACGTAAAAGAAACAAATGCGGAAATTCTGGTAGGCACGGATATGGGGTGTCTCATGAATATCGGCGGTCGGTTGCGCTATGAAGGCGCCCCTGTAAGGGTGATGCATGTAGCGGAACTGCTGTGGGAAGGAGTGAAATCATGA
- a CDS encoding LutC/YkgG family protein has protein sequence MSSNLTEQEFALLKRIAGRLGRSEPLTEKPSRDVIGPPDFWRQFQLSQEEKIERFCESWRALTGVAETVQSEWEAVDVLKRWIQEENITNLIRWDHPELESLGLDEPLRLSGITVNVWGHGDPQSMKEIANQAEAGITWADYAVADTGTLSLFSSREKARSVSLLPPIHIAVFRAKQLVTRIGEVMVKIDEMNRNGSLPAGVNFITGPSRSSDIENDLSIGVHGPKKVFALIIK, from the coding sequence ATGAGCAGCAATCTGACTGAGCAAGAATTTGCTTTGCTGAAACGTATCGCGGGCCGCTTGGGAAGGTCTGAGCCGCTTACCGAGAAACCGTCGCGGGATGTGATCGGCCCACCGGATTTTTGGCGTCAATTTCAATTGTCACAAGAGGAAAAGATCGAGAGGTTTTGTGAAAGTTGGCGGGCGTTAACAGGCGTCGCGGAAACAGTACAGTCCGAATGGGAAGCGGTCGACGTTTTGAAACGTTGGATTCAGGAAGAAAACATTACGAATCTCATTCGCTGGGACCACCCGGAATTGGAATCGCTCGGACTTGATGAACCATTGCGGCTATCCGGAATAACGGTGAACGTATGGGGACACGGTGACCCCCAGTCAATGAAAGAGATTGCCAATCAAGCAGAAGCCGGCATTACCTGGGCCGATTATGCAGTCGCGGATACGGGAACGTTAAGTCTCTTTTCATCCCGTGAAAAAGCACGTTCCGTCAGTCTTTTGCCTCCCATTCACATCGCGGTGTTTCGAGCCAAACAACTGGTCACAAGAATTGGTGAAGTGATGGTCAAGATCGATGAGATGAACCGGAATGGTTCTTTGCCAGCAGGCGTTAATTTTATAACGGGTCCTTCGCGCAGTTCCGATATCGAAAACGATCTTTCCATCGGTGTGCATGGGCCAAAGAAAGTGTTCGCATTGATCATCAAGTAA
- a CDS encoding toprim domain-containing protein: MKIIVVEGKKDKERLLQVLDEPVAFVCTNGTLSEEKLESLIWPLQDEEQVYIFVDADDSGNKLRSQLKRELPNAKHLYTRKIYRQVQDTPLEHLAEVLFKAKFEVVLE; the protein is encoded by the coding sequence ATGAAAATCATCGTGGTGGAAGGTAAAAAAGACAAGGAACGGCTGCTGCAGGTGCTTGATGAACCGGTTGCGTTCGTCTGCACAAACGGGACGTTAAGTGAAGAAAAATTGGAATCGTTGATTTGGCCGTTACAGGACGAAGAACAGGTGTACATATTCGTGGATGCCGACGATTCGGGAAACAAACTGCGCAGTCAACTAAAAAGGGAACTCCCGAACGCCAAACATCTGTATACGCGAAAAATCTACCGACAGGTGCAGGATACGCCGCTTGAGCACCTTGCCGAAGTGCTGTTCAAAGCTAAGTTTGAAGTAGTGTTGGAGTAG
- the gerQ gene encoding spore coat protein GerQ — protein sequence MYYFPYQQPFYPYAGTAQPGAAAAAVPRPSGAPFPVPSQTVPLPMLPDTGVPGTVEESYIENILRFNRGKVGNFYFTFENNPEWNARVIRGRIETAGRDHLILSDPTTGKRYLMLLVNFDYAEFDEPLAYIPPRLPPGVQQELTTGTGAR from the coding sequence ATGTATTATTTCCCCTATCAACAACCGTTTTACCCATATGCCGGGACTGCGCAGCCAGGCGCTGCAGCCGCAGCTGTTCCAAGACCCAGCGGCGCCCCATTCCCCGTTCCGTCGCAAACGGTGCCGCTTCCCATGCTTCCCGATACAGGTGTTCCTGGCACTGTGGAAGAATCCTATATTGAAAACATCTTGCGGTTTAACCGCGGTAAAGTCGGTAATTTCTATTTTACGTTTGAAAACAATCCGGAATGGAACGCACGGGTGATTCGCGGAAGAATTGAAACAGCGGGACGCGACCACCTTATCCTGAGTGACCCTACAACAGGCAAACGCTATCTCATGCTGCTCGTCAACTTTGACTATGCGGAGTTCGATGAACCGTTAGCCTATATTCCGCCGCGACTGCCGCCCGGTGTGCAGCAAGAACTGACAACAGGTACCGGAGCACGCTAA
- a CDS encoding spore coat protein — protein sequence MTQQQANQIKNPKPAGEPKAKGPQMNDRDRINDILAMEKYMTDSLNTAVREASHDTLHQTMMTILNETHQCQRNIFNKMFEKGWYTLEAEDQQKVNQTLQQFQNYASQFPYGNMSGSMTH from the coding sequence ATGACACAGCAACAGGCCAACCAGATTAAAAACCCGAAACCGGCCGGTGAACCAAAGGCAAAAGGGCCGCAGATGAATGACCGGGACCGGATCAATGATATATTGGCGATGGAGAAATATATGACAGACAGCTTGAACACAGCGGTGCGGGAAGCAAGTCACGATACGCTGCATCAAACGATGATGACTATTTTAAATGAAACGCATCAATGCCAACGCAACATTTTCAATAAGATGTTCGAAAAGGGATGGTATACGCTTGAGGCGGAAGATCAGCAAAAGGTGAACCAGACGCTTCAACAGTTCCAAAACTATGCGTCTCAGTTTCCTTACGGCAATATGAGCGGCAGCATGACGCATTAA